A genomic stretch from Salarias fasciatus chromosome 18, fSalaFa1.1, whole genome shotgun sequence includes:
- the rnf182 gene encoding E3 ubiquitin-protein ligase RNF182, with translation MMLELQSSDDCSSCGGCSRVDIQSTEELECKICYCSYNLASRRPKVLECCHRLCSKCLTKILDLGESPPNVLVCPFCRYVTTLPGEAVSNLPDDCNLVSSLALQSRNQRNLQFHQDAPAELLLSPRRLSSIVSTNSPVTPSSASPNFVVITIMEPPPAATPSRDLRPQRQPHVSHASDRSYRSSSLDSMASMTQRWTVWNCAALLCQTSARVLVWVLGLLYFSSLPMGVYLLIMQRTTVGVLLVSLVPASLVMIMVYGFCQCVCHELWDCMPS, from the exons AtgatgctggagctgcagagctccgatgactgcagcagctgtggtgGTTGTAGTCGTGTAGACATACAGAGCACTGAAGAGCTGGAGTGTAAGATCTGCTACTGCAGCTACAACCTGGCCAGTCGGAGGCCCAAAGTGCTGGAGTGCTGCCACCGCCTGTGTTCCAAATGCCTGACCAAGATCCTGGACCTGGGTGAGTCGCCTCCCAATGTGCTGGTGTGCCCGTTCTGCCGTTACGTCACCACGCTGCCGGGAGAGGCCGTGAGCAACCTGCCGGACGACTGCAACCTGGTTTCATCGCTGGCCCTCCAAAGCCGAAACCAGAGGAACCTCCAGTTCCACCAGGATGCTCCAGCCGAGCTCCTGCTCAGCCCCAGGCGCCTCAGCTCCATCGTGAGCACCAACTCACCGGTGACGCCCTCCTCGGC CTCGCCCAACTTTGTGGTCATCACCATCATggagcctcctcctgcagccacgcCCAGCCGCGACCTTCGTCCCCAGCGCCAGCCACACGTCTCTCACGCGTCAGACAGGAGCTACCGCTCGTCCAGTCTGGACTCCATGGCATCCATGACGCAGAGGTGGACGGTGTGGAACTGCGCAGCCCTCCTGTGCCAGACCTCGGCCCGGGTCCTGGTGTGGGTGCTGGGGCTCCTGTACTTCAGCTCGCTGCCGATGGGAGTGTACCTGCTCATCATGCAGAGGACCACCGTCGGGGTGCTGCTTGTGAGCCTGGTTCCGGCCAGTCTGGTCATGATCATGGTGTACGGTTTCTGCCAGTGTGTCTGCCATGAGTTGTGGGACTGCATGCCATCATAA